The Clostridium sp. DL-VIII DNA window ATGAAAAAATTCTTTTACATTAATGCATTTATTTACATCAATTGCATAAGCCCTGTACTAAATTTTACTTATGCATTGATAAGACTATTTCAATATTGAATTATACGTATTATATTGAAACAGTCTAATTAATTATAAAATTTTATTATAACTTTAAAACTATATTAAAATTTATAAAGTAAATGAAGAAGGTAAATTATTAACATATACGCCTTTACAAAAATAAATTTGAGCAATTTGATACTTTCAGTCAAAGAGCATATTCTCAAGGTGAATCGCTATTAAATATGGTTATCTTTGAACTAGCATCATAATTATAAAAAAATTACTATAAATATTTTGCATCATTAAACACATATGAAAAGTATTATGGCTTTGGAATATTCTAGATCACCTATTAATTAGTAAGTTTAGAATACTTTAGTGAAAATAATCTGTTGGAATCATTGCTACAAATATGATGAAAACAATTGCAAAATTATATAACAACTTTTGAAAGGGATTGGTATAATATGGACAAACAATTAAAAATGCAAGCAAACAATAGAAAAACACTCAATGGTAAAGAAACAATTACGCCTATGCTAACATGGATAATTTCTATAGCATGTGCAATTATAGTAGCAAACATTTATTATATACAACCACTACTGGGAGAATTAGCAAGGGATTTTATGATATCCCAAGTAAGTGCAGGTAGTATAGCGACAATTACTCAAATAGGCTTTGCACTTGGTATTATTTTAATTTTACCTATTGCAGATATAGTTGAAAAAAGAAAACTAATTAATATCATGCTTATTTTTTCTGCAATATCTCTTTTCATTATGTATTATAGCCGAAGTTTTTATATAATCTGTGCTGCATCATTATTTATTGGTTTTACATCTGTGATTACTCAATTATTAGTTCCTATTGCTGCACAGATGGCAAATAAGAATGAAAGAGGAAGTGTAATCGGAAAAATAACTAGCGGATTACTTATAGGTATGCTGCTTTCACGTGTAATTAGCGGATTATTAGGAAACTACTTTAATTGGAAAACCATATATTTAATAGCATCAATAGCGATGATAATTTTATCAATTATTTTACGCATTCTATTACCACAGTTCCAGCCACAATCTGAAATTAAATATTTTGAGGCTTTTAAGTCTATGGCAAAACTAGTAAGAAAATATAATATTTTAAGGGAAGCTTCAATGACTGGAGCAATGGTTTTTAGTGCATTTAGTGCTTTTTGGACATCCCTTACCTTTTTGCTAAAATCTCCTGCTTATCACATGGGATCCGATATTGCTGGACTATTTGGTCTGTTAGGTGCTGTTGGTGCCTTCTGCTCACCACTTTTTGGCAAAATAGCTGATAAAAAAGGTTCTAGGTTCACTGTTGGAATAGGTATAGCTTTCGTAACTATATCATATATAATTTTAATAATATTTGGATTCAAGCTCTGGGGACTAGTTATTGGAGTAATCATACTTGACTTGGGGAGTCAAATTTGTAATGTTTCTAACCAGACAAGAGTTCAACAACTTACAGATGAGGCAAGAAGTAGAGTTACTGCTATATATATTTTTTCATTTTTTGTTGGTGGAGCTATGGGATCGATTTTAGGTTCATATTGCTTTGATTATTTTGGCTGGATAGGTGTTTGCTGTTATGGACTACTTACGCAGATTATTGCATTGTCAGTACATATGATTAGAAATAAGGCAACTCAAAAGGCTTAGGTAAAATGCTCAAAAAAATAACTGAATACGCTAATAGATTTATAACTATAGTTGAGAAAATTTCATAAGTATAAATTAACTTTTCAACCACTAAATAGTATAATATCTACAAATATTATACTATTTAATTTCCAAAGAATATTCCTTACCTTATAACATCAAATCTACTATGCCTTACTATAAATAATATTAACTTTCTTTAAGTTTTTCTTCAATTTCTGCAATTCTGGTATAGCTCACTCAATACATTTATTAGGAAAAACAAATCTTTCATAATTAATTTTGATGATATAAAGATAAACGTAAGTATGTCTATTATCAAAAATAAAAAAATGAGATATATAAACGAAGAATATATAGAAAAGAATCTATAACCAAATTTATACAGTTTGCATATAATTGTAAACTGTATAAGACATTAAAATACCATCCAAACTTACGGCTTTAGATGGTATTTTTATCAGTATCAAGTATAATATAAAAATTGTCTGATACTTAACCTAATGATCAGATGAAACTATTACTGTTAAGTTTTTATAATCTATCTTTATCGGATCATTAGATCTTTCTGTATACAATAAAGAAATTAATTTCAACTATCTACTTGTGCAGTTTGCAGAAATGTGTACTAGTACCATAATCAGAATGTTATTCTTTTAGATTAAAGCAGTGCCTGAAGCTAACGAAGCTCGAATACGATTTATATCGCTTATAGGAGGCAATCCAAACATGCGTGCATATTCTCTGCTAAATTGAGATGGGCTTTCATAACCTACTTGAAAACCAACATTTGCTGCTTCAGATGACTCTGCAAACAGCAGACGTCGCGCCTCTTGCAATCTTATCAGCTTTTGATATTGCAAAGGACTCATTGCCGTTACTTTTTTAAACTGATTGTGTAATGAAGATGTACTCATGTTAACTTTCTTTGCCAATTCTTCAATTCGCAGCGGTTTTGAAAAATTACTATTTATAATCTGAATAACTTTTGCAATACAATGTGCATGACTCCCAATCATTGCAAATTGCTTAATGAGATCTCCTTGCCTATCCTGCAGAATTCTATAAAGAATTTCATGAATTATCAAAGGCGAAAGAACTGGAATATCCTTAGGTGTATATAAAAGACGAACAAGTCTTAACACAGCATCAAGCAAATCAGAATTTATTCTATTAACCACTATTCCACGTCCTGAATCCACCTTACCACTCCACGCCTCATTTGATTCCTTAATAATATCAAGTATTTGATCCGTATTAAAGCTTATTTGCACACATAAATAAGGTTCTTTAGAAGTAGCTTGAATTATTTGACCAGTAATAGGAAGGTGAACAGATGTAACCAAATATGATGTTGGATCATACTGATAATTTTCATCAGCTAGCGTTACAATTTTTGATCCCTGTACAATTAGCAATAACGATGGGTCATAAATAGTGTGTAAGGGCTCAGAAGCATTGGATGCGCGAAATAACCGCAAAGAAGGTATAGCTGTAGCATGTATTCCATCCATGTTAACAAGTCCATTAATCATTGAAACCAATTCTTTTTGATAAATTGTAATTTTGTTATTCAATAATTCTTTATCCATTTCTAACTTCTTTCTACTATCAATTGATATACAAATTATATTCTACTTTGTAGGATTAGGCAATGATTAAATAAAAATAGGCTACCTAACTGATGCATCATATATATATAATTATCTTAGATAAAAGGTATTTAATGAAAGCAGAAAGGAGAAGATAGAATTGAGTTTGAGTAAAAATCATAACATTATTAACAACAACACACAAATTCCTTTACCAATCAAGTTATTTGTAGATTTTACAAATGCAAGTGATTCGAAATCTTTTATTGATTTGTTTACTGAGGATGCTTATCTTGAGGATTGGGGACGCACATATCTTGGCCGTGAAGGTGCATCATCTTGGAATCAAACTGATAATATAGGTCAAAATTCTCATTTCGAGATTAAATCTTTTAAAACCAATAATCAACCGGATAGTTATGTTCTTACGGTCAAGGTTTCCGGAAATGGTTATAACGGTACAGGAGATATAGCTTTTACTCTTAAAGGAAATCAAATTGCTAGTATGGTGATTTCGTAAACTTTCTAATTAACCTAAAAACATAGTCAACATTAAAACAGTAAATATAAAGTACCAAAATTAAAAATATATATCAACTTGGTATTTATATTCACAATTTCATTATAAAAAAACATAAAGCGGCTACGTGCTGCATATATTAAGGGAGGATTTTATTATGAATACAACTAAAAAAGAAAGAATTGCAATTGTTACAGGAGGATCACGTGGAATTGGACGTGCAATCTCAGAACGTCTCGCATCTGACGGACAAACAGTAGTTATAGCATATGCAAATAATGCTGTTGAAGCTGATAAAACTGTCCAATCCATAGTAGAAAAAGGAGGAAAGGCAATTGCTATTAAGGCAGATATTAGCGACGAAGTGGCAGTCAGCAAACTTTTTGATATGACCGAGAAAGACTTTGGCGGAGTAGATGTTGTAGTTAACTCAGCTGGAATTATGGGGCTTAATACAATTGCTAATTTCGATCTTAATAAGCTTGATCAAATAATTCGTACAAATATCCGTGGTACCTTTGTTGTTGATCAACAAGCTGCCCGTCGCGTAAGATCTGGAGGAGCTATTATTAATCTTTCTACTTCAGTAAAGAAACTTGCATTGCCTACTTATGCTGCCTATACTGCTAGCAAGGGAGCTGTTGATGCAATCAGCCTTGTACTTGCAAAAGAACTCCGTGGTCGCGATATCACTGTAAATGCAGTAGCTCCTGGACCAACAGCAACAGAACTATTTTTTGAAGGCAAGGATGATGAGACAATTGATCGAATGGCCAAGATGAACCCTATTGAACGTTTAGGGAAACCAGAAGATATTGCTGAAGTAATTTCCTTTTTAGCAGGTCCAGCTAGATGGATCAATGGTCAAACCATTTATGTTAATGGAGGTATGGTTTAGAAATTCAAAAAAGTTGGTTTGAATAACAACATTATATGAATAATTTAAAAACCTCTCTTCGAAGAGATGAATCTATCATCTCTGCCGAAGAGGGGATTTATTTAATTAAATGTCTACATTTTACAGAGCCAGAACAACCACAAATTAATCATTTTTTAGATAATATTTTGATTTTATTCCAAGTCAGAGACTTTTCTCAAATAAAAGTTAATTTGAATTTGCAATCCATACTTAATCATTAAATACCACAGTTTAGTCTATGCTTTCATATATTTTAAACCTGCAAAATATCATCTAACAATCATCCAGTTACTTTCTTTTTCTAAGATTAAATTAAACTGTGAAATTTGAGTTACTTTTGTTTGCTGATCTAAGTATTTTACTGATACAAATACTTCAATTTGATTTCCTTTCTTTGTATATATAGGATTCAGTAATTCTGAAAATACATACTCTTTACCTATTGGTTTTAATGCACTATCTTTTATATAGTAAGATAATTCCTTTTCACTTGCTGTTGGATATAGCTTAAAGAATGTCTTTAGAAATTCATTAACTTCTTCAGCAGTTGCAACGTCCACAGTTCCATCACTTTCTTTTACTTTTGGCTGATAACTTGATTTTGAAGGTATGCTACAAATTGTTGGATTTTTTATTATAACCATATTTCCATCATCATCTACGTATACTGTGACTTCATAGGCGGAACTTATATTTTTCTTATTTTCTCCTTCTGTAATAAGCTGATCTACTGTAAAAATCACTTGAAATTGCTTCTCTTCATCTTGTTTTACAACCCAAATTTCCACATTTTGAACGGTAGAGCTAGTAGGTATATCTCTGCGTATAGTATCAACATTTAAAGTTTGCAATTCTTCTGTAAGATATTTTTTTATTGCTTCATTTCTGCTATCAATTGAAGCTTGTGACGGCTGCCATGTGTAATAATCCTGTGCAAAATTCTTCACAAAGTTTTCTATCTTATGTGTATCAACTATTTCTTTATCAATAACTTTAGTTTCATAAACTGTTTTAATATTTATTGCTGTAAAATTTTTATATACTGCAAAACAAAAACTAGCTATAAGAAGTATCCACAAGACAATTACTGCTTTTTTATGTGTATTTACTTTATATACTTTTAATTTTTTAGTTTTTCGCTTTGTTTCTTTATTTTCTCCTTTTATAAAATTCATATATTTCACCTTTCCTTCTATTTTTTAACTCTTCCTGCACAAACTAAATGTTCCTGCCAATAAGCGCTTGTTAAATCTGCATATCCTATAGGGTCACCAGCCTGATACATACGATTATTTCCTTGATATATTCCAACATGAGTAATATAAGTTCCAGCATCATAGGTGGAATGAAAAAACACCAGATCTCCAGCCTGCGCTTCTGATAGTGGAATATGCTGTGTAGCGTCATACTGCTCTTGTGCTGTTCTAGGTAAATTGATACCAACCTTTCCATAACACCACTGAACAAGCCCGCTGCAATCAAATGAAGTTGTTGGAGTATATCCACCATATACATATTTCCATCCCTTATATTTCAAAGCTTCATTCATGACAGCTTGTACAGTTGCATTATCAAATTTTTCCGATGTTATATACTGTGACACAAGCAAAACATAAAACATATTTCCATAACTGTACTTCCATCCTCCATTTTCTTTAACAGCTATTGGATTATCATATTTTTCTTTATTTCCTCCAGACTTCTCATTTGCAAAATTCTCCGCAAGTTCAAAAGTATATTTTCTTCCTTGACCTGCCACATAATCAATAAAACCGCCTCCATAGTTATAAGATTGAATAACCGTATTAATATCACAATCCTTACTTTTGTCGGTTTTAAGCAGAGAAGCAAAGTACTTGCATCCCTGCTTTATAGATTCTTCTGCATTTAATGTATTTGTTTGAAGTCCCTCTGATTCACTCGATTGCATAACATCTTGAAGCGTACCACCAGATTCCACCTGCATAATTGCAAGCAAGTAATTGACATATTCTGAAATTCCATATTCTTTAGCATATTTTTCAACTAAAGGTTCATATGCCAATACTTCCGCCGATACGCTAACCCCACCATACTTAATATTTGAGTCTTCGTTTTCTTCATCTGAAAAAATTATAGCTACAAAGAAAAGCATGACAAAGAACACAGCAAATATACCAGAGATTAGAATAATGAAATGTTTTTTCCTCATTTCTTCTCCCCTCTCTTCTTTAAGGATTGGGGACTGTTAATAATTTTAAATTTCTTCTGTATACCTGATCCACGGTTAACAGTAATTCTATTTACTTTTATAGATTTTCTTTGGAACCCTTTCTCCGTTGAAACAGAATATCCAACTTTAGAAGGCTGTTGTTTCTCTATATTTGAAGTCCGATTGCTTTGCTTATCAGATGGAGGTTTATGTTCTGTTCTTGTTGAAGTTCTATCTTTTCTCACAATTTTACGTTCTTTATTTGATAGTGGATTATCTAAGTTATCATCCTTTAATTTTTCTATAGGTTCTTTAATAACTCTTTCATTTGGCCTATTGGCATTTGGTTTATTCTTGTTACCATTTTTTATATCAGGTTGTATAGTTTCCGCTTCATCCCTTTTGACGGGATTAAATGCTTTTCCTTGTGTTCCAGTTGTAGCAGGTCTTTCATGAGCTGAATTAGTAATTTTACTAGGTTCTACTGGATTTTCAGTTTTGCTTTTACGTGCCTGTTCCATTTTTAAACGGCGTTCTGCAATTGTCATTCTTCGCTTATTTTCTTTATCTTTTCTTCCTTGCTGTCTTGCTTTTCTTGTATCCGTAATACTTGTTTTAAAGTCAGAAATTCCATCTTCAATTTGTGATTTTCCATGATACAAAGCATACTTAGCATTAACTGGTAAATCCTTTGCCTGCTCTTTAATATGCCCTGCTGTATCTTTGATGTGGTCTTTAGTATCCATTACTTTACCTGCTGCTTGTCCAGCTCTTCTTCCAAATGGTTCTTTATTATTAGGATTTTCCTGTTGCTTTCCGTCTGCTCTTGTATGATCCGCTTGCGCAGTTCTTGAAGCAGAACTTCTAAAATCATTACTTGATTTTTTACCTGCATTAGATTTTTTCCCATTAGCTGCAATTGAACGTCCAAGCTTATGTTGCAGCCGGTGCATATGAGCCATCATAAGCATACGTGGTCTTCTTAAAATCTGCCTTCCCATGCTTTGAGATTCACCGCTTTGTAGTGAAAACATGCTCATTAAATCACCAAGTTTAAAGTAAATACCTGCAAAGGCCACTATCTGTAAGAAAGCTATTAAAAAAAATGGATAGCCAGTGGATAAATTATAAAGCATAGTAGAAATACTAAAAGCAGTTGTGACTATTAATGTAATTCCTGCTCTTGACATAATAGTATTAAATAGCTTCATAATGGCACGCTTTGTCATGCTCTCAAAGGTCGGTATCATACTTAACAGAAAACTTACTGGTAAAAACATTGCATAAATTATAAAAAGCACCTGCGAAAAAATCATAATGCCAGTAAGCAGAAATACAAAGGCTGAAATTCCAATATTGAAGATAAAAAGAAAAAACACCATTCCTAAACGATTAATAGTTTTTGTTATGGTGAGATTGGTATTTTTATTATCTTCTATTTCAGACTTTACTATATCTTCTCTATCTTTTCCGTTATTATCATCTGGACTTGTAGCGAGTAATTTTTCAACCCTGTTTTCTCCAATAGCTTTTATATCAGAGTTATCATATTGAAGTAGTAACCAAGGCTGCTTTACCTGTATAGCAAACAAACTATCACGAATAAGGTCTACGCTGTCTTTGTCCTGGCTTTTAGAGTTCGGCATTACAATTTTTGTACCAATTGATAAACTGGCATTACTAATGTCAGCAGAAAAGCCATTAATTTTTTCGATATAGTCTGGTGCATAGGCAATAAATGCAGCTGATAATACAAACACAACAATGAAATTCACGACTGCATGAATAGCTTTTGTAGTTTCCCTTTTGATAAGTCCTGTATAACCAACATAAATTCCAAGTATCAAAATGAAAATTAACAAAAAACCTTCATAGAAGCCATTTGAAGAAAAACCACTTGTACTAATACCTGCTATAGTCTGCATATTCTTTCCGATTGAATCTGCTGTTGCCGATATAAAATCAAGAGAATAGGCTTCCTGCACTAAGTACCCTGTAGCATTAGATAGAAAAAGGCTGATAGTCCATATAAAATTTGTAATAGCATATAGACCATACATAACCTGTTTTCCAATACCATCAATCCAATTCCAAGGTAACCAATCCCAGCTATTATCTACGTAAAAGTCAATCTGGTAATTATCTAGTGGATATTTACTGTATTCATTACTAGCCTTTACCGTATCATCAACAAGCCCTGCTGCATGTGCCACTGTTCCCATTATTGCTAATATAAAAATAGCAATCACTAATACCCCAAGTACAGTAATTGCTATTTTCATTGCACGCTGACAATTAAATTTTTCTTTCTGTTTCTTTATCTTTGCTTGCTTCATTGCTTTACCTCTTTTCTCACAGGTGGACGAGTATCAAAAGCGTGCAGTAATTCTTCAAAAATCGTATGGAATTGTATTACACCAACTCTACCGTATAAATCTCTGACAAGGCACTGTCCATTCTCCAAATCACGTAAGCGTTTCTGATTATTTTCATCCTCCTTATCTACTCCAAAAAATTCTAAAGTTTTCTTTATCTCATTAATGTCTGTAGAACGGAAAGCAAACTTTAAGCCTAGATTGTTCTTAAGCTTTTCATCTAGCAGGTCATCTGTGTTCTGCGTTACGAAATATACACCTGCATTCATGGCTCTACCAGCACGCACCAACTTCATTGAAAGTGTCTTTCCCTGTGCTACTTGCAGAAAGCTCCATGCTTCATCAAGGTCTACAATTTTAAAGATGCTACGGTCAGAATGTATAAAGTCAAGTGCAAAGGTACTAATAACAATTAGCATAGCCACCGAAAGTAACTCCATTGTGGTATATTCCTCAAAAGATGTTTCCTTATCTGGCAGTACTAAATCAGCTACCTGTATAATATTTAGCTGTTTTTCTAAGCTTATAGATTGAGATATAGAACCATCTGAAAATAATAAGTGTGCAAAATCATAATCTATGAAAGATTCGATATGTTCTGCAATACTATTGCTTATGGTGGTATTTTCGGCTCTCAATTCATCTATAATTAATAGAAGTCCTCTTTTTTCACTCTTTGTCACAGCTCTTATTGCTTTTCTTAATACTGGAAACTTCTCACCA harbors:
- a CDS encoding MFS transporter, yielding MDKQLKMQANNRKTLNGKETITPMLTWIISIACAIIVANIYYIQPLLGELARDFMISQVSAGSIATITQIGFALGIILILPIADIVEKRKLINIMLIFSAISLFIMYYSRSFYIICAASLFIGFTSVITQLLVPIAAQMANKNERGSVIGKITSGLLIGMLLSRVISGLLGNYFNWKTIYLIASIAMIILSIILRILLPQFQPQSEIKYFEAFKSMAKLVRKYNILREASMTGAMVFSAFSAFWTSLTFLLKSPAYHMGSDIAGLFGLLGAVGAFCSPLFGKIADKKGSRFTVGIGIAFVTISYIILIIFGFKLWGLVIGVIILDLGSQICNVSNQTRVQQLTDEARSRVTAIYIFSFFVGGAMGSILGSYCFDYFGWIGVCCYGLLTQIIALSVHMIRNKATQKA
- a CDS encoding SDR family oxidoreductase → MLHILREDFIMNTTKKERIAIVTGGSRGIGRAISERLASDGQTVVIAYANNAVEADKTVQSIVEKGGKAIAIKADISDEVAVSKLFDMTEKDFGGVDVVVNSAGIMGLNTIANFDLNKLDQIIRTNIRGTFVVDQQAARRVRSGGAIINLSTSVKKLALPTYAAYTASKGAVDAISLVLAKELRGRDITVNAVAPGPTATELFFEGKDDETIDRMAKMNPIERLGKPEDIAEVISFLAGPARWINGQTIYVNGGMV
- a CDS encoding bifunctional lysozyme/C40 family peptidase, with protein sequence MRKKHFIILISGIFAVFFVMLFFVAIIFSDEENEDSNIKYGGVSVSAEVLAYEPLVEKYAKEYGISEYVNYLLAIMQVESGGTLQDVMQSSESEGLQTNTLNAEESIKQGCKYFASLLKTDKSKDCDINTVIQSYNYGGGFIDYVAGQGRKYTFELAENFANEKSGGNKEKYDNPIAVKENGGWKYSYGNMFYVLLVSQYITSEKFDNATVQAVMNEALKYKGWKYVYGGYTPTTSFDCSGLVQWCYGKVGINLPRTAQEQYDATQHIPLSEAQAGDLVFFHSTYDAGTYITHVGIYQGNNRMYQAGDPIGYADLTSAYWQEHLVCAGRVKK
- a CDS encoding AraC family transcriptional regulator, which codes for MINGLVNMDGIHATAIPSLRLFRASNASEPLHTIYDPSLLLIVQGSKIVTLADENYQYDPTSYLVTSVHLPITGQIIQATSKEPYLCVQISFNTDQILDIIKESNEAWSGKVDSGRGIVVNRINSDLLDAVLRLVRLLYTPKDIPVLSPLIIHEILYRILQDRQGDLIKQFAMIGSHAHCIAKVIQIINSNFSKPLRIEELAKKVNMSTSSLHNQFKKVTAMSPLQYQKLIRLQEARRLLFAESSEAANVGFQVGYESPSQFSREYARMFGLPPISDINRIRASLASGTALI
- a CDS encoding conjugal transfer protein gives rise to the protein MNFIKGENKETKRKTKKLKVYKVNTHKKAVIVLWILLIASFCFAVYKNFTAINIKTVYETKVIDKEIVDTHKIENFVKNFAQDYYTWQPSQASIDSRNEAIKKYLTEELQTLNVDTIRRDIPTSSTVQNVEIWVVKQDEEKQFQVIFTVDQLITEGENKKNISSAYEVTVYVDDDGNMVIIKNPTICSIPSKSSYQPKVKESDGTVDVATAEEVNEFLKTFFKLYPTASEKELSYYIKDSALKPIGKEYVFSELLNPIYTKKGNQIEVFVSVKYLDQQTKVTQISQFNLILEKESNWMIVR
- a CDS encoding membrane protein — its product is MKQAKIKKQKEKFNCQRAMKIAITVLGVLVIAIFILAIMGTVAHAAGLVDDTVKASNEYSKYPLDNYQIDFYVDNSWDWLPWNWIDGIGKQVMYGLYAITNFIWTISLFLSNATGYLVQEAYSLDFISATADSIGKNMQTIAGISTSGFSSNGFYEGFLLIFILILGIYVGYTGLIKRETTKAIHAVVNFIVVFVLSAAFIAYAPDYIEKINGFSADISNASLSIGTKIVMPNSKSQDKDSVDLIRDSLFAIQVKQPWLLLQYDNSDIKAIGENRVEKLLATSPDDNNGKDREDIVKSEIEDNKNTNLTITKTINRLGMVFFLFIFNIGISAFVFLLTGIMIFSQVLFIIYAMFLPVSFLLSMIPTFESMTKRAIMKLFNTIMSRAGITLIVTTAFSISTMLYNLSTGYPFFLIAFLQIVAFAGIYFKLGDLMSMFSLQSGESQSMGRQILRRPRMLMMAHMHRLQHKLGRSIAANGKKSNAGKKSSNDFRSSASRTAQADHTRADGKQQENPNNKEPFGRRAGQAAGKVMDTKDHIKDTAGHIKEQAKDLPVNAKYALYHGKSQIEDGISDFKTSITDTRKARQQGRKDKENKRRMTIAERRLKMEQARKSKTENPVEPSKITNSAHERPATTGTQGKAFNPVKRDEAETIQPDIKNGNKNKPNANRPNERVIKEPIEKLKDDNLDNPLSNKERKIVRKDRTSTRTEHKPPSDKQSNRTSNIEKQQPSKVGYSVSTEKGFQRKSIKVNRITVNRGSGIQKKFKIINSPQSLKKRGEKK